A genomic window from Chrysoperla carnea chromosome 3, inChrCarn1.1, whole genome shotgun sequence includes:
- the LOC123296589 gene encoding sterol O-acyltransferase 1-like: MVLRNRFKDSASIGSSEPEGLQKMDEVLKDMSLQKMRDRLEDLQNSTLENINEQLSTLVGEIMKDVEKCGVSHEFNQLFNKNNKKSTSRHGQLRDKKFIPRNSLLTDLFDIKHISTIHNIFVVIISFLFLHSSIGDYFETGSINFGLSTIQTTFQGFFTIAILWICMFVATQFVYTFFSIWAHIHVQLTPKTTSIYIWDRLWIILYILYQITFMCGFAYLVRLNHYTFGTGMAFFCEQARFMMKCHAFVRSNITRVLNHNDSLKPQTGVQNQILPGFSKYLYFLFAPTLIYQDSYPRTKEIRWGFLLWNVFETIMVLFLLSNLTERFIFNVFDDYGTVHYETKKLLFKIIGLTCPALFIYFSGFYLFLHSWHNAWAEGLRFADRLFYKDWWNATNFSEYFRKWNIIVHDWLYNYVYKDLHENFGRNNKLFPFLSVFIISSIFHEYIVAMSIGFFYPVMFFFFAGIGLFAIFITKQLEKITKNAGNMFMWTGLSFGNGLMIAFYSMEFFARRNCDYQNDSMFASIIPHSWVCNK, encoded by the exons atggttttacgAAATCGTTTTAAAGATAGTGCCAGTATTGGAA GCAGTGAACCTGAAGGACTTCAAAAAATGGATGAGGTTCTTAAGGATATGTCCTTACAAAAAATGCGTGATCGATTGGag gatttacaaaattcaacattagaaaatattaacGAACAATTATCAACTTTGGTGGGGGAAATTATGAAAGATGTCGAAAAATGTGGAGTCTCGCATGaattcaatcaattatttaataaaaataataaaaa atctACAAGTCGTCATGGACAATtacgtgataaaaaatttattccacgAAATTCGCTGTTAACGGATTTATTCGATATCAAACATATCAGTACAATTCACAATATATTTGTTGtaattatttcgtttttattctTGCATTCTTCCATTGGCGATTATTTTGAAACTGGAAG tataaattttgGACTGTCCACAATACAAACAACATTTCAAGGATTTTTTACGATTGCCATATTATGGATTTGTATGTTTGTAGCAACGCAAtttgtatatactttttttagtaTTTGGGCTCACATCCATGTCCAATTAACGCcaaaaa cgACTTCAATTTATATTTGGGATCGTTTAtggataattttgtatattttataccaaattaCTTTTATGTGTGGTTTTGCATATTTGGTTCGGCTTAATCATTACACATTTGGAACTGGAATGGCATTCTTTTGTGAACAAGCGCGGTTTATGATGAAATGTCATGCGTTTGTACGCAGTAATATAACGCGGGTGTTAAACCATAACGATTCACTCAAACCACAGACTGGagttcaaaatcaaattttacccGGATTTTCAAAGtacttatactttttatttgctCCAACGTTGATTTATCAAGATAGTTATCCAAG AACAAAAGAAATTCGTTGGGGATTTCTTTTATGGAACGTTTTTGAAACAATaatggtattatttttattgagcaATCTCACGgaacgatttatttttaatgttttcgatGATTATGGAACCGTTCATTATGAGaccaaaaaattgttattcaaaattattggaCTGACTTGTCCAGCATTATTCATATACTTTTCgggattttatttgtttttacattcaTGGCATAATGCTTGGGCAGAAGGTTTACGATTTGCTGATCGATTATTTTATAAG gatTGGTGGAATGCAACAAATTTTAGTGAATATTTTCGTAAATGGAATATAATTGTCCATGATTGGCTGTACAATTACGTGTATAAAgatttacatgaaaattttggacgtaataataaattatttccatttttaagtgttttcataatttcatcCATATTCCATGAATATATTGTTGCAATGTCCATTGGATTCTTTTATCCggttatgtttttctttttcgcTGGCATTGGattatttgcaatatttataacaaaacaattagagaaaataactaaaaatgcTGGTAACATGTTTATGTGGACTGGATTAAGTTTTGGTAATGGTTTAATGATTGCTTTCTATTCAATGGAGTTTTTTGCTCGTCGTAATTGTGATTACCAGAATGATTCCATGTTTGCATCTATAATTCCACATTCATGGGTCTGTAATAAATGA